Proteins encoded together in one Pseudomonas sp. ADAK13 window:
- a CDS encoding SIMPL domain-containing protein (The SIMPL domain is named for its presence in mouse protein SIMPL (signalling molecule that associates with mouse pelle-like kinase). Bacterial member BP26, from Brucella, was shown to assemble into a channel-like structure, while YggE from E. coli has been associated with resistance to oxidative stress.) has protein sequence MSRFIRSAATLTLGAATLASLPAMAADELHYNQISLRAEVSQEVARDQMIVTLYTESQNTDPAKLAAEITTTMNKALAQAREVKGVTLRQGSRNSYPIYDNKNQKITGWRERAELRMESADFAALSKLTGDMLTNLKMDSMDFAIANPTRKASEDALLKEAVTAFKARAQLATDALGGKGYKIVNLNFNTNGYPQPYARGGMMMKAAAMDSAPTPEVEAGTSQVSMSADGVIEVLQ, from the coding sequence ATGTCACGTTTCATTCGCAGTGCAGCCACCCTCACCCTCGGCGCCGCTACCCTCGCCAGCCTGCCGGCGATGGCTGCCGATGAACTGCATTACAACCAGATTTCCCTGCGTGCCGAAGTCAGCCAGGAAGTGGCGCGCGACCAGATGATCGTCACCCTCTACACCGAGTCGCAGAACACTGACCCAGCCAAGCTGGCCGCCGAAATCACCACCACCATGAACAAGGCGCTGGCCCAGGCCCGCGAAGTCAAAGGCGTGACCCTGCGCCAGGGCAGCCGCAACAGCTACCCAATCTACGACAACAAAAACCAGAAGATCACCGGCTGGCGTGAACGCGCCGAGCTGCGCATGGAAAGTGCCGACTTCGCCGCACTGTCCAAGCTCACCGGCGACATGCTGACCAACCTGAAAATGGACAGCATGGATTTCGCCATCGCCAACCCGACCCGCAAGGCCAGCGAAGATGCCTTGCTTAAAGAAGCGGTCACCGCGTTCAAGGCCCGTGCACAACTGGCCACCGACGCGCTGGGCGGCAAGGGCTACAAAATCGTCAACCTGAACTTCAACACCAACGGTTATCCACAGCCCTACGCCCGCGGTGGGATGATGATGAAGGCCGCAGCGATGGATTCGGCGCCGACGCCGGAAGTCGAAGCCGGCACCAGTCAAGTGAGCATGAGCGCCGACGGTGTGATTGAAGTCTTGCAATAA
- a CDS encoding ATP-binding protein produces the protein MLAAVKLTSATRQNLWRLTFIRTLVLAAQAGSVGLAYWFNLLPLPWLQLAVTLGFSTVLCAFTAIRLRTTWPVTELEYALQLACDLFIHSVLLYFSGGSTNPFVSYYLVPLTIAAVTLPWRYSVVLSGIALALYTLLLAQFYPLQTFPIARENLQIYGMWLSFALSAAVITFFAARMAEELRRQEELRAIRREEGLRDQQLLAVATQAAGAAHELGTPLATMSVLLKEMTQDHHDPALQDDLGVLQEQVKQCKLTLQQLVRAAEANRRLAVEMQDVTQWLDEALNRWHLMRPEASYRFHLLGQGAVPRMAPPPDLTQALLNLLNNAADACPEGLEVTLNWDAEDFTISIRDHGAGVPLAIAEQIGKPFFTTKGKGFGLGLFLSKASVTRAGGSVKLYSHEEGGTLTELRLPRVARGDIDE, from the coding sequence ATGCTCGCCGCCGTAAAACTGACTTCCGCCACCCGCCAGAACCTTTGGCGCCTGACGTTCATCCGCACCCTGGTGCTGGCCGCACAGGCCGGCTCGGTGGGGCTTGCCTATTGGTTCAACCTGCTGCCGCTGCCGTGGTTGCAACTGGCGGTCACCCTCGGGTTTTCCACGGTGCTGTGCGCGTTTACTGCCATCCGCCTGCGCACCACGTGGCCGGTGACCGAACTGGAATACGCGCTGCAACTGGCCTGCGACCTGTTTATCCACAGTGTGTTGCTGTACTTCTCCGGTGGTTCCACCAACCCCTTCGTTTCCTATTATTTGGTGCCATTGACCATCGCTGCGGTGACCTTGCCGTGGCGCTATTCGGTGGTGCTGTCGGGCATCGCCCTGGCCCTGTACACCCTGCTGCTGGCGCAGTTCTACCCGCTGCAAACTTTCCCCATCGCCCGGGAAAACCTGCAGATCTACGGCATGTGGTTGAGCTTCGCCCTGTCGGCGGCGGTCATCACGTTCTTTGCCGCGCGCATGGCGGAAGAGCTGCGCCGCCAGGAAGAGCTGCGCGCCATTCGCCGTGAAGAAGGTCTGCGCGATCAGCAGTTGCTGGCCGTCGCGACCCAGGCCGCCGGCGCGGCCCACGAGTTGGGCACGCCGCTGGCGACCATGAGCGTGCTGCTCAAGGAAATGACCCAGGACCATCACGACCCGGCCCTGCAAGATGACCTCGGCGTGCTGCAGGAACAGGTCAAGCAGTGCAAGTTGACGTTGCAGCAACTGGTGCGCGCCGCCGAAGCCAATCGCCGCCTGGCGGTGGAGATGCAGGACGTCACCCAGTGGCTGGACGAAGCCCTGAACCGCTGGCACCTGATGCGTCCCGAAGCCAGTTACCGTTTCCACCTGCTGGGCCAGGGCGCAGTGCCGCGCATGGCGCCGCCGCCGGACCTGACCCAGGCGCTGCTGAACCTGCTGAACAACGCCGCCGATGCGTGCCCGGAAGGGTTGGAAGTGACCCTGAACTGGGACGCGGAAGACTTCACCATCAGTATTCGCGACCACGGCGCCGGTGTGCCGCTGGCGATTGCCGAGCAGATCGGCAAGCCATTCTTTACCACCAAGGGCAAAGGCTTCGGCCTGGGCCTGTTTTTGAGCAAGGCCAGCGTGACCCGCGCGGGCGGCTCAGTGAAACTCTATAGTCATGAGGAAGGCGGCACGCTCACCGAGCTGCGCCTGCCCCGTGTCGCACGAGGAGACATCGATGAGTGA
- a CDS encoding response regulator transcription factor, whose product MSDEIQVEGEELPHLLLVDDDATFTRVMARAMSRRGFRVSTAGSAEEGLTIATADLPEYAALDLKMDGDSGLVLLPKLLELDPEMRVVILTGYSSIATAVEAIKRGACNYLCKPADADDVLAALLSEHADLDTLVPENPMSVDRLQWEHIQRVLTEHEGNISATARALGMHRRTLQRKLQKRPVRR is encoded by the coding sequence ATGAGTGACGAGATCCAAGTCGAAGGCGAAGAACTGCCGCACCTGCTGCTGGTAGATGACGACGCCACCTTTACCCGCGTGATGGCCCGCGCCATGAGCCGTCGTGGCTTTCGTGTCAGCACCGCAGGTTCCGCCGAAGAAGGCCTGACCATCGCCACGGCCGACCTGCCGGAATACGCCGCCCTGGACCTGAAAATGGACGGTGACTCCGGCCTGGTGCTGCTGCCCAAGCTGCTGGAGCTGGACCCGGAAATGCGCGTGGTGATCCTCACCGGCTATTCCAGCATTGCCACCGCGGTGGAGGCCATCAAGCGCGGCGCCTGCAACTACCTGTGCAAGCCGGCAGACGCCGACGACGTCCTGGCTGCCTTGCTCTCCGAGCACGCCGACCTCGACACCCTGGTGCCGGAAAACCCGATGTCGGTGGACCGCCTGCAGTGGGAGCACATCCAGCGGGTGTTGACCGAGCACGAAGGCAATATCTCCGCCACCGCCCGCGCCCTGGGCATGCATCGCCGGACGTTGCAGCGCAAGCTGCAGAAGCGCCCGGTACGACGTTGA
- a CDS encoding ABC transporter substrate-binding protein, protein MERIALKPLLLAAGLLAFMPIAQAASTLVYCSEASPAGFDPSQYTSGTDFDASAETVFNRLTQFKRGGTEVEPGLATSWDVSKDGLTYTFHLRDGVKFHTTDYFTPTRDFNADDVLFTFQRLLDPENAFRRAYPSESPYFTDMGLNTTIKNVEKLDEHTVRFNLNNVDASFVQNLAMSFASVQSAEYAAQLLKEGKAADINQKPVGTGPFVFKRYQKDSQIRYSANKQYWKPEDVKLDNLVFSITPDAAVRLQKLKAGECQVSGYPRPSDIDVMKQDPNLRVLQQAGFNLGFLAYNVTHPPLDQLKVRQALDMAIDKPAIIKAVYQSAGQLAQNALPPAQWSYDPTIKDAPYDPAKARALLKEAGVAPGTTINLWAMTVQRASNPNARMSAQMIQQDWEKIGIKANIVSYEWGEYIKRAKAGEHDVMIYGWTGDNGDPDNWLGVLYSCAAVKGSNYAKWCNPAYDKLVQQAKVRSDREQRIKWYQQAQKILKEQVPITPIANSTVFQPLRKEVQDFKISPFGLTPFYGVSLNK, encoded by the coding sequence ATGGAAAGAATCGCCTTAAAACCGCTCCTCCTCGCTGCCGGCCTGCTCGCCTTTATGCCGATAGCCCAGGCGGCCAGCACCCTGGTCTACTGCTCCGAAGCCAGCCCCGCCGGCTTCGACCCCAGCCAGTACACCAGCGGCACCGATTTTGATGCCTCCGCCGAAACCGTGTTCAACCGCCTGACCCAGTTCAAGCGCGGCGGCACCGAAGTCGAACCGGGCCTGGCGACCAGTTGGGACGTGTCCAAAGACGGCCTGACCTACACCTTCCACCTGCGCGATGGCGTCAAGTTCCACACCACCGACTATTTCACCCCGACCCGCGACTTCAACGCCGATGACGTGTTGTTCACCTTCCAGCGCCTGCTCGACCCCGAGAATGCGTTCCGCAGGGCCTACCCGTCGGAGTCGCCGTACTTCACCGACATGGGCTTGAACACCACGATCAAGAACGTCGAAAAACTTGACGAGCACACGGTGCGCTTCAACCTGAACAACGTCGACGCCTCCTTCGTGCAGAACCTGGCCATGAGCTTCGCCTCGGTGCAGTCCGCCGAATACGCCGCGCAGTTGCTCAAGGAAGGCAAGGCCGCCGACATCAACCAGAAGCCCGTCGGCACCGGGCCGTTCGTGTTCAAGCGCTACCAGAAGGATTCGCAGATTCGCTACAGCGCCAACAAACAGTATTGGAAGCCCGAAGATGTGAAGCTCGACAACCTGGTGTTCTCGATCACCCCGGACGCTGCGGTGCGCCTGCAAAAGCTCAAGGCCGGCGAGTGCCAGGTCAGCGGTTACCCGCGCCCCTCCGACATTGACGTGATGAAGCAGGATCCGAACCTGCGGGTTCTTCAGCAAGCCGGCTTCAACCTGGGCTTTCTCGCCTACAACGTGACCCACCCGCCGCTGGACCAACTCAAGGTGCGCCAGGCGCTGGACATGGCCATCGACAAGCCGGCCATCATCAAGGCGGTGTACCAGAGCGCCGGACAATTGGCGCAGAACGCGCTGCCTCCGGCCCAGTGGTCTTATGACCCCACCATCAAGGACGCGCCCTACGATCCGGCCAAGGCGCGGGCGCTACTAAAAGAAGCAGGGGTTGCACCAGGTACCACCATCAACCTGTGGGCGATGACCGTACAACGCGCTTCCAATCCCAACGCCCGCATGTCGGCGCAGATGATCCAGCAGGATTGGGAAAAGATCGGCATCAAGGCCAATATCGTCAGCTATGAGTGGGGCGAATACATCAAACGCGCCAAAGCCGGCGAGCATGACGTGATGATTTACGGCTGGACCGGCGACAACGGTGACCCGGATAACTGGCTCGGCGTGCTCTACAGTTGTGCTGCGGTGAAGGGCAGCAACTATGCAAAATGGTGTAACCCCGCCTACGACAAGCTGGTGCAGCAGGCCAAGGTCAGGAGCGACCGCGAGCAGCGCATCAAGTGGTATCAACAGGCGCAAAAAATCCTTAAGGAACAAGTACCTATAACGCCTATTGCAAACTCGACGGTTTTCCAGCCCCTGCGAAAGGAAGTACAGGACTTCAAGATCAGTCCATTTGGACTCACACCGTTCTATGGCGTCAGTCTGAATAAGTAA